In Ktedonobacteraceae bacterium, one genomic interval encodes:
- a CDS encoding DedA family protein — translation MFHFITNNLGNFLASYGYWAVLVFVAIESTGIPFPGETMLIFASIYAGTTHRLSIIFVIAAAAAGAILGDNAGFWVGREGGYRLLRRYGRYIRLDERKLKVGQYLFHKHGAKVVFFGRFVSILRAWAAFLAGVNRMRWPQFLLFNALGGIVWATIYGVGSYYLGDNIRRFTGPVGYALLALGAIFIIVSFFVVRRNEERLEKKAEEEMPEPLDSSLRSE, via the coding sequence ATGTTTCATTTTATTACAAATAACCTTGGGAATTTCCTTGCGAGCTACGGCTACTGGGCCGTGCTGGTCTTCGTAGCAATCGAAAGTACAGGCATCCCTTTCCCTGGTGAAACGATGTTGATCTTTGCATCCATCTACGCCGGCACAACACATCGCCTCTCTATCATCTTTGTGATTGCGGCAGCGGCTGCCGGAGCCATTCTGGGCGATAACGCGGGCTTCTGGGTCGGGCGAGAGGGCGGTTATCGCTTGCTGCGCCGCTACGGGCGTTATATTCGGCTTGATGAACGCAAGCTCAAAGTGGGGCAATATCTCTTTCACAAGCATGGCGCCAAAGTCGTCTTTTTCGGACGCTTCGTCTCGATTCTGCGCGCCTGGGCCGCGTTTCTGGCAGGAGTCAATCGCATGCGCTGGCCACAATTTCTCCTTTTTAATGCCCTGGGAGGAATTGTGTGGGCAACCATCTATGGCGTCGGGAGCTACTACCTGGGGGATAACATACGCCGCTTCACCGGCCCTGTTGGCTATGCATTACTGGCGCTGGGTGCCATCTTCATTATCGTCTCTTTTTTCGTCGTGCGCCGCAACGAGGAGCGGTTGGAGAAGAAAGCGGAGGAGGAAATGCCGGAGCCGTTAGATTCTTCGCTGCGCTCAGAATGA
- a CDS encoding amidohydrolase family protein, whose translation MAFSASPRLIDFHSHYYDAAWYPSASPRGPANLLRAWPLLTDIHAQLQAMDEAGIDAKVLTAPGSVLLAPGEPLPISLMQRINDHFAGLVAADPEHLLALATIDAFHGDAAASEVERVVQTLGIPGICVDCARGDRYLDAPEARPSLETAAALGIPVFVHPVSPVGLTERLARMGHTGVLLARGTETAASILALLRSGILDELPQLRIVIPMIGAAALLFAGIANQDYASDGWQGGPPGESRKRLYVDTMGYDSASIRFAVELLGVEHVINGSDWPIMPIAPRRQVEHTLTATGLTEDQQAAIMSGNVLRLLTLQHVL comes from the coding sequence ATGGCATTCAGCGCGTCTCCTCGCCTGATCGACTTTCATAGCCATTACTACGATGCCGCATGGTATCCGTCTGCTTCACCGCGCGGGCCGGCCAATTTGCTGCGTGCATGGCCATTGCTGACCGATATACACGCGCAACTACAGGCTATGGACGAGGCGGGCATTGATGCGAAGGTGCTGACTGCTCCTGGTAGCGTACTGCTGGCTCCTGGCGAGCCGTTACCCATCTCCCTGATGCAGCGTATCAACGATCATTTTGCCGGACTGGTTGCCGCGGATCCTGAGCATCTGCTGGCCCTTGCCACCATCGATGCGTTTCATGGTGACGCCGCCGCCAGCGAGGTGGAACGAGTCGTACAAACGTTGGGCATTCCCGGAATTTGCGTGGATTGCGCGCGCGGCGACCGCTACCTTGACGCGCCTGAAGCACGCCCATCTCTGGAAACTGCCGCAGCGCTCGGCATTCCGGTCTTCGTCCACCCCGTCAGCCCTGTTGGTCTGACTGAGCGGCTGGCACGCATGGGTCATACCGGCGTCCTGCTCGCGCGTGGGACCGAGACCGCCGCGAGCATACTTGCTCTCTTGCGTAGCGGCATCCTCGATGAGCTTCCCCAGTTGCGGATAGTAATTCCTATGATTGGCGCTGCCGCGTTGCTCTTCGCGGGCATTGCTAACCAGGATTATGCAAGTGATGGTTGGCAAGGTGGGCCACCAGGTGAATCGCGCAAGCGCCTGTATGTAGATACGATGGGCTATGACTCCGCGTCGATCCGCTTCGCCGTGGAGTTGCTGGGAGTGGAGCATGTCATCAATGGCAGCGACTGGCCGATCATGCCCATCGCACCACGACGGCAGGTCGAGCATACGCTGACCGCGACGGGCCTCACGGAAGATCAGCAGGCAGCAATTATGAGCGGCAATGTATTGCGCCTGCTAACTCTCCAGCATGTGCTATAG
- a CDS encoding serine protease, which yields MAGIPGTLLFSLKRVLEDCDDVFLYPDELRTIFLDERLRLWRAGLPEASSLDRRVSLVIGYLAEKYRANGENALVILLTILTERYPPDDDRHERLRTLAGQFAWLNRLRSITAEATNLEANPISAQMLPVADAEKMLACARSVARIDLRRSRKGVLEGRTTGTGWLITPTLAITCWHVIEAAKASPLELDPPLELSDLQAQLATTLFTFDYTTVARGIQYGVDRLLYPSIDTKKLDFALIRLRDREDHPLASRGYLRLDIHVPLTVQTALYIIQHPLGQEQQMSVDTFERLSPLPGRILYRTPTEPGTSGAPVFNRFNWRVVALHNGENKAAHLREGTLLEPILSELRERKPDLYDEIMAAQNAKE from the coding sequence TCTAGATGAACGATTGAGGTTATGGCGCGCTGGTCTCCCTGAAGCCTCTTCTCTGGACAGGCGCGTCAGTCTCGTCATAGGATATCTTGCTGAGAAGTATCGAGCGAATGGCGAAAATGCGCTGGTTATTCTGTTAACGATCCTCACCGAGCGTTATCCCCCTGATGATGATCGCCACGAACGGTTAAGAACCCTGGCCGGCCAATTCGCATGGTTAAATCGACTCCGCTCGATAACCGCAGAAGCCACAAACCTTGAAGCTAACCCTATATCCGCTCAGATGCTTCCGGTAGCCGACGCGGAAAAAATGTTGGCCTGCGCTCGCTCAGTTGCTCGCATCGATCTACGACGGTCTCGTAAGGGCGTGTTAGAGGGCCGAACTACCGGTACCGGCTGGCTCATTACCCCCACGCTGGCCATAACCTGCTGGCATGTGATCGAGGCTGCTAAAGCTTCGCCATTGGAGTTAGACCCACCGCTCGAACTTTCCGATCTACAGGCTCAACTTGCCACAACCCTCTTCACCTTTGATTACACTACTGTTGCCAGGGGTATCCAATATGGAGTGGATCGTTTGCTGTATCCCAGCATCGATACAAAGAAACTCGATTTTGCTCTCATACGTTTACGAGATCGCGAGGATCACCCGCTAGCTTCACGCGGCTATTTGCGCCTGGATATACATGTTCCTCTTACGGTTCAAACCGCCCTTTACATTATTCAACATCCATTAGGACAGGAACAGCAGATGTCGGTCGATACCTTCGAGCGATTATCTCCACTACCGGGGCGCATTCTTTACAGGACACCGACCGAGCCGGGCACATCGGGCGCGCCCGTATTTAACCGCTTCAACTGGCGCGTGGTCGCCCTGCACAATGGGGAAAATAAGGCTGCTCATTTACGCGAAGGAACCCTGCTCGAGCCTATTCTGTCCGAATTGAGAGAACGCAAACCGGACCTCTATGATGAAATTATGGCTGCACAGAACGCAAAGGAGTAA